AAAATGGTTGAGGATGTTCACCACTTTGGAAACTTCTCCTTTCGTGACATACCAAATGGCGCGACCAACACCTTGGTCAAATCCAGCTTGGTATTCGGGTGTGATATTCTCAGGAATTTGTTGAGTTCGAATGGTGGCACGTCTTTGAAACAACCCATTCCAATACCCGAATCCATCCAAAACCTTTACCTGCATTTCAGGTGCGATCTGAGATAGTGTGTCTCGGAGTTCAAGTCCCCCTTTGGGGGATTTAGGGGGTTGTTCAGCAATTGCCCAGCCCAAACCGATATGAACTTGAGTGGCGTGCTTTGCCGTTTTCTCAGCATAAACCTTCCAAGTTTCCATGGAATTTGCCAACGCAACACCTACGGAAGCACCTTCAAATGCCACCGAACGGTAACGCGGTTCGAACTTGTTCAGTTCGGCAATGAGTTCATCCAAACCAAGTTCCTGTTCGCTGAGCGTGCGTCCCTTTTGGAACGTGGCCACTACGGTTACTATGTTCTCGGTAATACTCAATTTGGCTGATACGAATTACGAATGA
The DNA window shown above is from Flavobacteriales bacterium and carries:
- a CDS encoding DUF1702 family protein, whose amino-acid sequence is MSITENIVTVVATFQKGRTLSEQELGLDELIAELNKFEPRYRSVAFEGASVGVALANSMETWKVYAEKTAKHATQVHIGLGWAIAEQPPKSPKGGLELRDTLSQIAPEMQVKVLDGFGYWNGLFQRRATIRTQQIPENITPEYQAGFDQGVGRAIWYVTKGEVSKVVNILNHFSEDRRPNLWQGIGVASTYVGGCSNELISELKSAAGEFKLNLKKGIEAAEESLRKAQS